The nucleotide sequence CAAGCAGGCCTAGAGTGCTAGGGAGTGGCATCCTCTGTTCTCCCCTGCCTGGCTGGTTGGTCAGCTCTCCCTGCCCTGGGCACCCTCTGGAGGCTGCTGGCTAGGCTGATCCTTAAGTCCTTACCCCCAGCTTGGTTGAACAACTGTGTGGGCCACTACAACCACCGGTACTTCTTCTCCTTCTGCTTCTTCATGACCTTGGGCTGTGTGTACTGCAGCTTTGGCAGCTGGGACATGTTCCGGGAAGCTTATGCTGCCCTTGAGGTGAGCAAAGAGGGTTGAGGGGACTGAGTGGAGGAGCCTTAGAGCAGGGTGACAGTGGTACAGGAGACGTCTACCCTGTGGAGTAGGGCTGGCAAAGCGCCCATCCTAAGGCCAGAGAGTATAACCGGTCCTATTTTCCATCCCCATAGAAAATGAAACAGCTCGACAGGAACAAACTACAGGTGGCTGCCAATCAGGTGGGCCAAACCACTCACTGCCTCCTGCTGCTCAGGCCTGGGGTGATAGGTGTGGAGAGATCGCCCTGGCCTTCCTAGCTCTGGGGCCTTTGGAGGCTGTAGAGTGGTGTGCTGTGGGTGGCTGTCTGCACTGGGCAGCAGTGGGCACTGGGGCTGTAGTCCTTGGGAGCAGTGCCAGGCCTAGATAAATAACTTTTTGGCAGAATAATGGCTTCAAATCACTTTCCTAACAACTATCCAGCCCTATTACTTCTTCCTTCAAACTGAAAAGGCTCTACTTAGGTGCTGGCCTGAGCAGCATGGAGTCTTTGTTGGTCTGTGTAATGGGGTTCCAGGGTCCGGAGACAGAAAACAAGGTTAATTTGGTCTTTTAGCACTGGCAAAGGCTGTAGCCTTATAAGGAAATCTCCCTTCGTTATTCTACTCCCCTGCACCAACCCCTCACCAGTTTTTAATTCTTAACATATACTCCTTTATGGCCAATTTCTTTAATTCTCATGCCTCGTCATGATATTTTAATCTCccttgaaatttgtttttaaagtgctttcccCACCCTAGTCAGCCAGGTAGGATATGGATCTTATCGACTCTTGGGGAAGTATTTGTGTAGTGCAAGAATCACACCGGGAAGGAGGGCATGAAAACGCTTCCCCTGGAGCCTCATCTCTGTTGTCTAAACCTTACTGGCTGAGCCCAACCCTTACCCCTGTGCTTTGCCGTCTTGTTTAGATCTGCTCTGGCCAGTGTTTTGTCCATGTGATAATGTTGCTGGCCtctgtctgcctatctggctgCTTTCTCAACTCATCTCTAgccttatttctgtctttttctgaCCTAAAACCTGGACCAATGCCATATCTGTCGATGCTGGGGCCTCTGCTGGCAACAGCATTGGGCTAATGGGACAGACACTCAGGTCGTTTGTTTGTTTCAGACATATCACCAGACCCCACCACCTGCCTTCTCCTTCCGGGAAAGGATGACTCACAAAAGCCTGGTGTACCTATGGTTCCTGTGCAGGTAATGGACTCCACTGTCCCTGATAGGAGGCTTTGATGAAAAGCCTTGTTACTCAGGGAAGAGTAAACAGGAATAAACCATCCCCAGAGCCCTTGGAAAAAGCTGACCGTTTGCCTCCTAGACTCTTTAAgtctttgtcttagaatcagtattggttccaaagcagaagagtggtaagggcctggggtttggggttaagtgccttgcccaagaaGTGTctgcccaatttgaactcaggacctcctgtctctggccctggttctctatccactagctgccccaCCTCCTAGATTCTTCAttccataaaggaaaaaaaaaatggctaatGCCCCCAAACCCTTTCCATATCTCTTAGCAACACTTAGGTATACATACTCACACTACCCACTGCTGTTAAGTCATGCTCAGATACTGGGTTTTGAAACAAATTCCCTAGAGCAAAAACAGTTATTTGTGTTCTGTAGCAGACCATGCTGTCCTCAGACTAATTAGAAAGTCTGAGCCAGATGAAAAGGGATTTAGTAGATTTTTCACAACTAGAAACAAGCCAAGTTCCATCCCCAGCCCTTGCTGGTCCATTTGGAAGCATCTTGAGAGACAAGGCCTAGGGGTGGATTCCACACTTTATGTCCTTGCTTCCTGGTTCCATAGAAGAAACATCAGACATGGAATAAATGATCTTGGCTGGCCAGAATTCAATCTAAAAGCCGAGTCTCAGAATTGCAAAATCTTAaagctcatctagtccaactcctccCCGAACAAGAGAAGTTTTGATGGGCATATGCCCGCCCAAGTAAAGAGCTATCATGTGGAGGAGGTATGAGTTTTGTTTTTGGTCTCAGGGGATAGAACCAAGACCAATGGATGAAAGCTAGAAGCCAGTGTTCAGCTTGATATAAATAAGGAGAAGCTCCCCATTGTATGAACTAGTTCATAAGTAGAATGGACTAGTCTTGGAAATCAAATTCTCTATTGCCAAAAATCTTAAACCTTTTCTACACGGTAGTCCTTTATTTGGGCAGATGTGTGTCCACCAAGACCTCTCTTATTCAGGCTCATCATGGTCCATCAACAGTATTGATGTACCAAAATAAAGACACAAATTCTCTGGAACCATGGTATGAAAAGAAATAATCCACCCCTCTTGAGATTCAAGGCTCTTGTTGGTAATGAATTTTGAGTAATAAATCCTTTGGGCTTGGGTCCGAGATGGCATTTAGATCCAGCTTACCCCTACCACCAATCATTGAGTCAGACCCAAGCCCATTATTCTCAGAGCACATGCTCCAGAGTCTGGATGGTTAATGTAGCAGATCTTAAGTTCCTAAGAATTTGGCACACATGGTAGAATTCATCAACATGGATGCTCTTTGTATGTCTTCCTtgataataaaatgattaatcttgtcattttcttctttgtatttggAGGAGGATGCAGTTAATTGTTCATtttgaatcttttaaaattattaagttAGATTTAGATTGAGAATCAAGTACTGGGTGTGATCTGAGAGAAGAGCTGGTTGGGAAAACTGGGCAGAATGGGGTAGATTTTATAAGGATTTCTTGTGTTTACAGTGGAGCTAGGGCTTACTGTTTTAAGTGTTCTTTGTGAAACATTGCAAGGAATGTATATGCCAGTGCCTTGTTCGTTTCCTCTTAGCTCAGTGGCACTGGCCCTAGGGGCTCTGACTGTATGGCATGCTGTCCTCATTAGCCGAGGGGAGACCAGTATTGAGAGGCACATCAACAAGAAGGAAAGGCATCGGCTCTCTGCAAAGGGCAAAGTGAGTCCAGGGTGAGAAAGAacggaggtgggggtgggggttatCCACCAGTCTTGGCTGAGACTTTGAATCTAAAAGTGAGTTACAGGGATATGGGAAAGGGACACAAGTGGACTTCTGGACACACAAGACCTTCCTTTGATACAGGTATTCAGGAATCCTTATAACTATGGCTGCTTAGACAACTGGAAGGTATTCCTTGGTGTAAACACAAGAAGGTAAAGAATGAAACATCACAAACCCtcaggggaggggaaaggagccCATTCACTGAGGTGTTACCTGTTATAACTGAGGGCTATGACTTAAAATTCTCCTGCCTTAGATAAGGAGGGCAGGTGGTGGCTTCCCAGGCTATAGTAACTTTGGAGAATGTTTATTAATAGGACAGAAAGGAAGTCTCTGAGTAGGTCTATAATATACGGATACAGTATGTGCCAGGGCTtgctttagatcagtggttcccaaacttttttggcctactgccccctttccagaaaaaatattacttagctcccccttatagttattcaccacccccaaatgcacctgtggccatcaccgcccccctggatcgctgtagcgcctactttgggaatcactgctttagatctTTAGGCTCGGAATCTAAGGCAGGGCCCCTCAGGGACAAGTAAATTAAGTTGCTCTTTCTTGGCCAAAGCCCCCTCCCCTTGTTGCTCTGTGCACAATTTAGTTCTATAAGAGGACAGGTTTTCTCTCTACTTTCCCGCTACTGTCCTGATCCTTTCTCATTTATTCATGACTCCAGTGATATATATGGAGATGGCTAGCTCCTCTGATGGCATGGATTTATTGTGGCACATTGTTATGTTGGTGCATGTTTGGGGATTGGTATGGGAGGAGAGAGCTTATATCCAAGACTTGGAATAGCACTGATGTTGATGGAGACCTAGAGTCCTTCCCAAGAACTCATTTTGTCATCTTCTCTTGCAGGCACTGGCTGACTCGTGTCCTGTTGCCTTCCAGTCATCTGCCCTATGGGAATGGGATGACCTGGGACCCCCCTCCCTATGTGATAACACCCCCAGACTCTGTACTGGCTGTGTGAACTGGGCTATGGGTACATACAGCCTCCAAGGCTAGTCCTACCTCCTCTATGGTCTCAAGGGACTGGAGATCTCTTTCAACCTAGAACAAGGTTTGGGTAGATCTCTCTTTGGAaccacaaaacaaaagaaatctatCACACAGAATGTTAGGGGATCAACCTTTGGGCATTAGATAGGCAGTGTAACATGGAAAACTCTAGGGCTAAAGTCCCTTTCACTCAGGCTAACAAGTTCCAGTATCCATGTTGCCAGGATTCTAGATGGAGGTAGAGCCTGTGCCCAAACTAAAACTGTTAAAAGAGACTCAGATCTGGGTTATAGCATTGGTATTGTGtaccaccaccccaccccctacCAAAACGtgtgagaagaaaatggaaaaagacctTCGAAGACAGAAGTAGATCCCTGGGTTCTTAAGATGAAGGaaaagggggtgaaggggtaCCAGGGCTTTTACTGAGGTCACTGCCACTTTTCACACTCTGCTTACTGCAGAAATAAAGGTATTTCATTTTGTAAAGACCTAACTGGATGCTGTTCTTCCCCTTTTACTACACTGTAGTAGAGAAGAGAGTAGAGCTGTGAAGCCTCCATGGTGGGAACAGCTCATGGTCTCAAGGAGGAAGTGCCTCAGCTATTAGTTGCTATTGATGGCACTAAGTTCATTCACTAACCCCTCCCCCCAGACATTTCTTCTTCCACTCTTCCTAAGAAAAGAGAACTAATTGGCTTTGTGGGACCTGGGCTGGGGGTGGCTGACAGATTCCTGTACTGGCCATATAACCAAAAGATGTCTTTATTCTCTAGCAGGGACACACACAACATACAAAGTCTTTGAGGCCCTTAGGGCCAATCACTCACATTCATTCCTCAGTAGGGTGCCCAGGAATCTCCTTTACCCTCATAAAACTTTTCCCTCTTCATCCTGTAGCCTCCACCCAGCCAGGGTCTCTTCTTGCCAAAACACTCACATGGCCTCACACAAGTCACTGCACAGTATCCACTAGCATTGAGGAATACTGTGTTCCTTGTACGGCCATGCAGCACCGGATGGAGCCCACAGCTGGGAGGGTGCCAATGATCTCCCCTCCCTGGGCAGGGCCCATTCACTAGGAAGACGGCTTGATGGGTCAGTGACTCTGGATCAGATTGTCTGTCAGTGTTGTTAGGCAAAAGGCCATGACCTCAGCTGCCTGGACTCCCCAGGAGAAACCTGTGGAGTATGAGATGGCACAGCGTTAGTGTGGAGCTGGTCTTGGGCCCCAAgtctccctttcccccaacccTTACCATGCTCCCCTGGCTGTCACTGCTTCTCTGCGCACCAGCCTCTTTTTGTCATCCAGGGGCTTAGCCAATGCCCGGATCACCTGCATTTTGTAGGGCAGCAGCTGTGGAAGGACAGAGGCCTGTCACAAAGGATCTAGCTCTCTTACCAACGGATTTAGATAAGGAAGGAATTCTCTTTTTGACTGCAGAACTGGTTTCCTAGGAAGATGAGGATAAATCCTACTCCTTCTTAGAAGTCCCTGACTGCTCTGAGGGGGCTAGAGTGGAAACCCTGCTCTGACAGGTTCTTAGTATTCTCAAGTATAAGGCTCAGGATTCCTGGGTGGGTTCCATTTTCCATCTCATTAGTGACCTGTGTCCACTGTTGGTCATCCCCTTTGAAATGGGTATCATAGGCCCTTACCACAGGAGTCGGCAGCCTGGTGAGCGCATGCACACACTGTAGTGCAGCGATCCGAACAGCCTGGAAGAGACACGAGGAGATGCAGTTCAGGATGAAGTAGGAAGAGGGCTCTTGGTCAGGAAGAACACTGGGAACGTACTCACCATTGAAGGGCTACAACTGAGATTTAGGAACTTGGTGACGAGGGTGTTGATGTGAAGGCTCATGACTTGTGGTGCATCCAGCAGAAGAGGCTGAAGGCAGCTGAGGGTGGAGAGCTGCACCACACAATCTGTGCATGATAAGGCCTCGAGCAACAGGGAGAGTAACTAAGGGGCAACAGAACAGGTCAGAGGGAGAGGCCTCCAGACGCCCCTTTCTGCCCTCCATTCCACTAAGGCTAGGGGACTCACTGTTGGTAACTCTGGAAGAAGCACAGGTTTCGGCAGGCTGTTGAGTACGTGAGACAGACCCTTTAGGTAGTTGGGTTTCACACCTGCAAGACAGAGAAGATGACTTGGGAATTTCTGGGCCAGAAGACTAGAGCTGGCTCCAACCCACCACCTGGccaggaagaggggaaaaagcaCTCACTTTGGTGAGCAGCGTGGAAGCCCTGGACCAGGGCAGGCACACTATCTGTGAAGAAACGCTGACGAAACATGATGCGTATCTCAGCGTGGCCAGCTCGGTGCAGCACATCTGGGCAGTCAGCCATCAGCAGGGAGAAGCCATCGGCTGCTGCGGGGCCCAATTCAGCATCATTCAGAAGGCCCATCAGCTAGAGAAACCCAATGTTTTTGAgtcaagagtcaggaagaaaggTGGTCAATGTAGGGCGCTCTTGAAGACACTTGTCTTACCCGGTCTGTGAGGCAGGAGCTGAGAGGGTGATACCTGAGCACTAAAGCCTTTGTCACCTGTGAAGCAGAGAAACTCAGTGATTCCTGAACCAACCTTTCTGTACCACTGTGGCCTTGGAGAAAGCCCCACCTGGGAGACTCTACCCACTACACCCATTCTTTTCTCTTACCCAAAGGAGCAGTGTGAAGGCCTGGGTACGATGGGAGCCTGGGCTCAGGCCAGCCTCCACTTTTTCCATAGCTTTCTGTAGAAATTCATCTAGCTGTTGCCctagaaggggggagggaggagaagggaacaatGAAGTGTTGGCCATCTAGTGTCTCACCTCATACCTCACCTGATGCCTTATACAAA is from Gracilinanus agilis isolate LMUSP501 chromosome 2, AgileGrace, whole genome shotgun sequence and encodes:
- the ZDHHC16 gene encoding palmitoyltransferase ZDHHC16 isoform X1; translation: MRSRRSLLLGPARLGLRLLLLLGYRRRCPPLLRNLVLRWRYGKVCMRSLLYNSFGGSDTVIDSAFEPVYWLVDNVIRWFGVVFVALVIVLTSSIVVIAYLCVLPLILHTYSVPRICWHFVYSHWNLILIVFHYYQAITTPPGYPPQAKTDLATVSICKKCIYPKPARTHHCSICNRCVLKMDHHCPWLNNCVGHYNHRYFFSFCFFMTLGCVYCSFGSWDMFREAYAALEKMKQLDRNKLQVAANQTYHQTPPPAFSFRERMTHKSLVYLWFLCSSVALALGALTVWHAVLISRGETSIERHINKKERHRLSAKGKVFRNPYNYGCLDNWKVFLGVNTRRHWLTRVLLPSSHLPYGNGMTWDPPPYVITPPDSVLAV